In Hyperolius riggenbachi isolate aHypRig1 chromosome 10, aHypRig1.pri, whole genome shotgun sequence, a genomic segment contains:
- the LOC137535282 gene encoding zinc finger protein 585A-like, which translates to MELLTGEATKRGQDVTVSPSMEESQYIEGHRDLYKDTMMENQPLLTSPDGSSNPPERCTGPLYSQDCQQEDPTIPHHHQGGALIHGSVVVKEEEEETYVRSDQQSMKEGDMMRTSKEEEEETYVRSEQQSMEEGDMMGTIKEEEEETYVRSDQQSMEEGDMMGTIKEEEEETYVRSDQQSMKEGDMMRTSKEEEEETYVRSDQQSIKQGDMMRTIKEEVEEAYVRSDQQSMEEGDMMGTIKEEEEETYVRSDQQSIKQGDMMRTIKEEVEEAYVRSDQQSMEEGDMMGTIKEEEEETYVRSDQQSMEEGDMMGTIKEEEEETYVRSDQQSMEEGDMMGTIKEEEEETYVRSDQQSMEEGDMMGTIKEEEEEMYVRSDQQSMEEGDKMRTSKEEEEETYVRSDQQSMEEGDMMKINKEDEEEKYVRSDQQSMEEGVMMRTSKQEEEETYVRSDQQSMEESDMMRTSKEEDTVTEGRTGRSPGIRNLSETRLSVSTDCTMDDDVTRQESPADILATPNIPPDSPHLFNPAGAHTQHSSPPAGGSYSCSTSGKVFVRKSHLVIHESSHTGEKPFLCAECGKCFGEKESLVKHERSHTGKRPYSCAECGKCFGRKENLVQHERAHSGEKPYTSAECGKCFGLKENLVIHERSHTGEKPYSCAECGKCFGEKGCLVIHERSHTGEKPYSCAECGKCFGEKGSLIRHERSHTGEKPYSCAECGKCFGQKGNLVKHERSHTGEKPYSCAECGKCFGEKGSLIRHERSHTGEKPYSCAECGKCFGQKGNLVKHERSHTGEKPYSCAECGKCFGQKGNLVKHERSHTGEKPYSCAECGKCFGLKENLVIHERSHTGEKPYSCAECGKCFGRKGHLLTHERSHTGEKPYSCAECGKCFGRKGNFVKHERSHTGEKPYSCAECGKCFGQKGHLVTHERCHTGKKPYSCAECGRCFEHKVNLVTHERSHTGEKPYSCAECGKCFRRKNNCVQHERAHTGEKSYTCAECGKCFGRKGHLLTHERSHTGEKPYSCAECGKCFGERRSLVSHERSHTGEKTFSCAECGKCFGGKESLVRHERSHTGEKPYSCAECGKCFGQKGNLVKHERSHTGEKPYSCAECGKCFGEKGSLVLHERSHTGEKLYSCDECGKCFGQKGDLVKHERSHTGEKPYSCAECGKCFGHKGNLVTHERCHTGEKPYSCAECGKCFGQKGNLVKHERSHTGEKPYSCAECGKCFGQKGNLVKHERSHTGEKPYSCAECGKCFGQKENLIIHERSHTGEKPYSCAECGKCFVQKGHLVTHERCHTDMKSYSCAECGKCFGEKGNLVKHERCHTGELLYSCAESEKCFEH; encoded by the exons atggagctgctgacaggagag GCTACTAAAAGGGGTCAGGATGTTACTGTCTCTCCCTCCATGGAGGAGAgtcagtatatagaaggacacagggacctctacaaggacaccatgatggagaatcagcccctcctcacatcaccag atggatccagtaacccaccagagagatgtacaggtcctctttattcccaggattgtcaacAGGAAGATCCCACCATCCCCCACCATCATCAG GGGGGAGCACTTATACATGGAAGTGTtgtagttaaagaggaagaagaagagacatatgtgaggagtgatcagcagtctatgaaggagggtgacatgatgaggacaagtaaagaggaagaagaagagacatatgtgaggagtgaacagcagtctatggaggagggtgacatgatggggacaattaaagaggaagaagaagagacatatgtgaggagtgatcagcagtctatggaggagggtgacatgatggggacaattaaagaggaagaagaagagacgtatgtgaggagtgatcagcagtctatgaaggagggtgacatgatgaggacaagtaaagaggaagaagaagagacatatgtgaggagtgatcagcagtctataaagcagggtgacatgatgaggacaattaaagaggaagtagaagaggcgtatgtgaggagtgatcagcagtctatggaggagggtgacatgatggggacaattaaagaggaagaagaagagacgtatgtgaggagtgatcagcagtctataaagcagggtgacatgatgaggacaattaaagaggaagtagaagaggcgtatgtgaggagtgatcagcagtctatggaggagggtgacatgatggggacaattaaagaggaagaagaagagacgtatgtgaggagtgatcagcagtctatggaggagggtgacatgatggggacaattaaagaggaagaagaagagacgtatgtgaggagtgatcagcagtctatggaggagggtgacatgatggggacaattaaagaggaagaagaagagacatatgtgaggagtgatcagcagtctatggaggagggtgacatgatggggacaattaaagaggaagaagaagagatgtatgtgaggagtgatcagcagtctatggaggagggtgacaagatgaggacaagtaaagaggaagaagaagagacctatgtgaggagtgatcagcagtctatggaggagggtgacatgatgaagaTAAATAAagaggatgaagaagagaagtatgtgaggagtgatcagcagtccatggaggagggtgtcatgatgaggacaagtaaacaggaagaagaagagacgtatgtgaggagtgatcagcagtctatggaggagagtgacatgatgaggacaagtaaagaggaggacactgttacagagggcagaacag ggcggagtcccggcatcaggaacctctcagagactcgtctctctgtatccacagactgtacaatggatgatgatgtcactagacaagagtctcctgcagatatcctggctaccccaaatattcccccagactcccctcacctgttcAATCCTGCGGgggctcatacccagcacagctctccccctgctggtggaTCGTATTCCTGTTCCACTAGTGGGAAAGTTTTTGTaaggaaatcacatcttgtcattcatgagagttctcacacaggtgagaagccctttttatgtgctgagtgtgggaaatgttttggagagaaagaaagccttgtcaaacatgagagatctcacactggtaagaggccctattcatgtgctgagtgtgggaaatgttttgggcggaAAGAAAACCTTGTCCAACATGAGAGAGCTCActctggtgagaaaccctatacatctgctgagtgtgggaaatgttttgggctgaaagaaaaccttgtcatacatgagagatctcacactggtgagaagccctattcctgtgctgagtgtgggaaatgttttggagagaaaggatgccttgtcatacatgagagatctcacactggtgagaagccctattcatgtgcagagtgtgggaaatgttttggagagaaaggaagccttatcagacatgagagatctcacactggtgagaagccctattcatgtgctgagtgtgggaaatgttttgggcagaaaggaaaccttgtcaaacatgagagatctcacactggtgagaagccctattcctgtgctgagtgtgggaaatgttttggagagaaaggaagccttatcagacatgagagatctcacactggtgagaagccctattcatgtgctgagtgtgggaaatgttttgggcagaaaggaaaccttgtcaaacatgagaggtctcacactggtgagaagccctattcatgtgctgagtgtgggaaatgttttgggcagaaaggaaaccttgtcaaacatgagaggtctcacactggtgagaagccctattcatgtgctgagtgtgggaaatgttttgggctgaaagaaaaccttgtcatacatgagagatctcacactggtgagaagccctattcatgtgctgagtgtgggaaatgttttgggaggAAAGGGCACCTTttaacacatgagagatctcacactggtgagaagccctattcatgtgctgagtgtgggaaatgttttgggaggaaaggaaactttgtcaaacatgagagatctcacactggtgagaagccctattcatgtgctgagtgtgggaaatgttttgggcagaaaggacaccttgtcacacatgagagatgtcacactggcaagaagccctattcctgtgctgagtgtgggagatGTTTTGAACACAAAGTaaaccttgtcacacatgagagatctcacactggtgagaagccctattcctgtgctgagtgtgggaaatgttttaggcgGAAAAATAACTGTGTCCAACATGAGAgagctcacactggtgagaaatcctatacatgtgctgagtgtgggaaatgttttggacggaAAGGACACCTTttaacacatgagagatctcacactggtgagaagccctattcctgtgctgagtgtgggaaatgttttggagagagaaGAAGCCTTGTcagccatgagagatctcacacaggtgagaagaccttttcatgtgctgagtgtgggaaatgttttggagggaAAGAaagtcttgtcagacatgagagatctcacactggtgagaagccctattcatgtgctgagtgtgggaaatgttttgggcagaaaggaaaccttgtcaaacatgagagatctcacactggtgagaagccctattcctgtgctgagtgtgggaaatgttttggagagaaaggaagccttgtcctacatgagagatctcacactggtgagaagctctattcatgtgatgagtgtgggaaatgttttgggcagaaaggagaccttgtcaaacatgagagatctcacactggtgagaagccctattcatgtgctgagtgtgggaaatgttttgggcacaaaggaaaccttgtcacacatgagagatgtcacactggtgagaagccctattcatgtgctgagtgtgggaaatgttttgggcagaaaggaaaccttgtcaaacatgagagatctcacactggtgagaagccctattcatgtgctgagtgtgggaaatgttttgggcagaaaggaaaccttgtcaaacatgagagatctcacactggtgagaagccctattcatgtgctgagtgtgggaaatgttttgggcagaaagaaAACCttatcatacatgagagatctcatactggtgagaagccctattcatgtgccgagtgtgggaaatgttttgtgcagaAAGGACACCTTGTCacgcatgagagatgtcacactgacatgaagtcctattcatgtgctgagtgtgggaaatgttttggagaaaaaggaaaccttgtcaagcatgagagatgtcacactggtgagctgctctattcatgtgctgagagtGAAAAATGTTTTGAGCACtga